From a region of the Chitinophaga caseinilytica genome:
- a CDS encoding NADP-dependent glyceraldehyde-3-phosphate dehydrogenase yields the protein MTTLEDQLNHLFPEASAIPAEYDLPGEIHQRSYLSDGVMKNWHGDVHTVLSPICVKTPTGLERRVIGSYPLCGPDEAMESLNAAVAAYADGRGEWPTMSVAERIACVEKFTGRMIAKKQEVVKLIMWEIGKSYADSVKEFDRTVEYIHATIDALKNLDRKSSSFAIEQGIIGQIRRSPLGVVLCMGPFNYPLNETFTTLIPALIMGNTLLFKPPKHGTLLHFPLLEAFRDCFPAGVVNTIYGRGNQIIAPLMESGKINVLTLIGSSKVANQLKKMHPKVNRLRAILGLDAKNAAIITEKADIDLAVKECVLGSLSFNGQRCTAIKIIYVHSSVAAAFLEKMTTAVGQLKSGMPWEKDVFLTPLPEPQKPGYLQSCVADAVAHGAKVINPFGGAANASFVYPAIVYPVNEKMKLYREEQFGPVIPVVPFDDIETPIRYLIEADHGQQVAVFSNDAAELASLIDPLVNQVSRVNINCQCQRGPDIFPFTGRKDSAEATLSVFDALRAFSIRSLVATKQTEENKALINEIVSAQSSNFLSTKYIF from the coding sequence ATGACAACCTTAGAAGACCAATTGAATCACCTCTTCCCCGAGGCTTCCGCCATTCCGGCGGAGTACGATCTGCCCGGGGAAATCCACCAACGGAGCTATCTGTCTGACGGCGTTATGAAAAACTGGCATGGAGACGTGCATACCGTGTTATCGCCCATCTGCGTCAAAACCCCCACAGGCCTGGAGCGCCGCGTGATCGGGTCGTACCCCTTATGCGGGCCCGACGAAGCCATGGAATCCCTCAACGCCGCCGTGGCGGCCTATGCAGACGGCAGGGGAGAATGGCCGACCATGTCGGTAGCCGAGCGCATCGCCTGCGTGGAAAAATTCACCGGCCGGATGATCGCCAAAAAACAGGAAGTGGTAAAGCTCATCATGTGGGAGATCGGTAAATCCTACGCCGATTCCGTGAAGGAGTTCGACCGCACGGTAGAATACATCCACGCTACCATCGACGCGCTGAAGAACCTCGACCGCAAGTCGTCTTCCTTCGCCATCGAGCAGGGCATCATCGGGCAGATACGCCGCAGTCCGCTCGGGGTGGTGCTCTGCATGGGGCCCTTCAATTATCCCCTGAACGAAACTTTCACGACGCTCATTCCCGCGCTCATCATGGGGAACACGTTGCTGTTCAAACCGCCGAAACACGGTACCCTGTTGCATTTCCCGCTGCTCGAGGCCTTCCGCGACTGTTTCCCGGCGGGCGTGGTCAACACCATTTACGGCCGCGGCAACCAGATCATCGCGCCACTCATGGAGTCCGGGAAAATCAACGTGCTCACGCTGATCGGCTCCAGCAAAGTGGCCAACCAGCTGAAGAAAATGCACCCGAAAGTGAACCGCCTCCGCGCGATCCTGGGCCTCGACGCCAAGAACGCCGCGATCATCACCGAAAAAGCCGATATCGACCTCGCCGTGAAAGAATGTGTGCTGGGATCGCTTTCGTTTAATGGTCAACGTTGTACCGCCATCAAGATCATTTACGTGCACAGCAGTGTGGCAGCGGCTTTCCTGGAGAAGATGACGACGGCCGTAGGCCAACTCAAATCCGGGATGCCCTGGGAAAAAGACGTGTTCCTCACGCCGCTGCCGGAACCGCAGAAGCCAGGCTACCTCCAGAGCTGCGTGGCGGATGCCGTGGCCCACGGCGCAAAGGTGATCAATCCCTTCGGCGGCGCGGCCAACGCATCGTTCGTGTACCCCGCCATCGTGTATCCCGTCAATGAAAAAATGAAACTCTACCGCGAGGAGCAATTCGGCCCGGTGATCCCGGTGGTGCCGTTCGACGATATCGAAACGCCCATCCGCTACCTCATCGAAGCAGACCATGGCCAGCAGGTTGCCGTGTTCTCGAACGACGCGGCAGAACTGGCTTCGCTCATCGATCCGCTGGTGAACCAGGTGAGCCGCGTCAACATCAATTGCCAATGTCAAAGAGGGCCAGATATCTTTCCGTTCACCGGCAGAAAGGATTCCGCGGAAGCAACACTCTCCGTTTTCGACGCGTTACGCGCGTTTTCCATCCGCTCTTTAGTGGCTACAAAACAGACCGAAGAGAACAAAGCGCTCATAAATGAGATCGTAAGTGCCCAATCTTCGAACTTTTTATCGACAAAGTATATATTTTAA
- a CDS encoding acyl-CoA dehydrogenase family protein, giving the protein MNFQPTDMQQQIAQVIKDFGKTNIQPHIMEWDESQTFPADLFHRMGELGLMGVLVPEAYGGSGLGYLEYVTVISEVARICGAVGLSLAAHNSLCTGHILQFGNEEQKQRWLPKLASGQWIGAWGLTEPNTGSDAMNMKCTAKKEGDEWVINGTKCWITHGKSGDVAVVIARTGAVRDSHGMTAFVVERGTPGFSGGKKENKLGMRASETAEMIFDNCRIPAGNMLGKEGDGFIQSMKVLDGGRISIAALSLGIAKGAYDAALKYSQERYQFDKPISSFQGISFKLADMATQIAAAELLTMQAADMKNKHLPMTKQAAMAKYYASEIAVSVANEAVQVFGGYGYTKDFPVEKFYRDAKLCTIGEGTSEIQKIVIAREVLKS; this is encoded by the coding sequence ATGAACTTTCAGCCGACGGACATGCAACAACAGATCGCCCAGGTGATCAAAGATTTCGGGAAAACGAACATCCAGCCGCATATTATGGAGTGGGACGAATCGCAGACTTTCCCTGCAGACCTGTTTCACCGTATGGGTGAGCTGGGGCTCATGGGCGTGCTGGTGCCGGAAGCCTATGGCGGCTCGGGGCTCGGTTACCTGGAATATGTGACGGTCATCAGCGAAGTGGCGCGGATTTGCGGCGCGGTAGGGCTGAGCCTGGCAGCGCATAACAGCTTGTGCACCGGGCATATCCTGCAATTCGGCAATGAAGAACAGAAACAGCGGTGGCTGCCCAAACTCGCGTCCGGCCAATGGATCGGCGCATGGGGCCTCACGGAACCGAACACCGGGTCAGACGCCATGAACATGAAATGTACGGCGAAGAAGGAGGGCGACGAATGGGTGATCAACGGTACCAAGTGCTGGATCACGCACGGGAAAAGCGGGGACGTAGCCGTTGTGATCGCCAGAACAGGCGCGGTGCGCGACAGTCATGGTATGACGGCCTTCGTGGTGGAGCGCGGAACGCCCGGTTTCAGCGGCGGGAAGAAGGAAAACAAACTCGGCATGCGGGCTTCCGAGACCGCCGAAATGATTTTCGATAATTGCCGCATCCCGGCGGGGAACATGCTGGGCAAGGAAGGCGACGGCTTCATCCAATCGATGAAAGTGCTCGACGGCGGGCGCATTTCCATTGCCGCGCTCTCGCTTGGCATCGCGAAAGGCGCGTACGATGCGGCTTTGAAGTATTCGCAGGAACGCTACCAGTTCGATAAGCCTATCTCCAGTTTCCAGGGTATTTCCTTCAAACTGGCGGACATGGCCACGCAGATCGCCGCGGCGGAGCTGCTGACCATGCAGGCGGCCGATATGAAGAACAAGCATTTGCCCATGACGAAACAGGCTGCCATGGCCAAATACTACGCTTCGGAGATCGCGGTGTCCGTTGCCAATGAAGCCGTGCAGGTGTTCGGGGGATATGGTTACACGAAAGATTTCCCGGTGGAGAAGTTTTACCGCGATGCGAAGTTATGCACCATCGGCGAGGGCACGAGCGAGATCCAGAAGATCGTCATCGCGCGGGAAGTCCTCAAATCCTGA
- a CDS encoding helix-hairpin-helix domain-containing protein: MIEKKYIRRSLKPLFVPDSLFDFSRRERQGIACLLILIVVFQCVPVVWLHVRPLPPPADTLGMAEAERAVAGLLAEGAREKTRRYDSMRASWKGKSYRKDSAFRKPWQRDTAWKKSWERKPPPVIGINVADSAEWERLPYIGAGYAGRIVRFRERLGGFHSVIQVGETYGLPDSVFKKIQPYLRLGDESLRKIDVNETDEKSLADHPYINTKLARAIIRYRSANGRFRQVSDLKALPLVNDSIYRKIEKYLIAP, from the coding sequence GTGATCGAAAAAAAGTACATTCGGCGCTCATTAAAACCATTGTTTGTGCCGGATTCTCTTTTTGATTTTTCCCGTCGGGAACGGCAGGGCATTGCCTGCCTTTTAATCCTCATCGTCGTTTTCCAATGTGTACCGGTCGTCTGGCTGCACGTCCGCCCATTGCCGCCACCTGCGGATACGCTGGGCATGGCGGAGGCGGAGCGCGCGGTAGCGGGGCTCCTGGCGGAAGGGGCGCGCGAAAAGACGCGGCGGTACGACAGTATGCGCGCCAGCTGGAAAGGTAAATCCTACCGCAAAGACAGTGCATTTCGCAAACCCTGGCAGCGCGATACCGCGTGGAAGAAATCCTGGGAACGGAAGCCGCCGCCGGTGATCGGAATTAACGTGGCAGACAGTGCGGAATGGGAACGTTTGCCATACATCGGCGCGGGGTATGCGGGGCGGATCGTGCGGTTCCGGGAGCGCCTCGGCGGCTTCCACAGTGTCATACAAGTAGGTGAAACCTATGGTTTGCCCGATTCCGTATTTAAAAAAATTCAACCTTATTTACGACTGGGTGATGAATCTCTAAGAAAGATCGATGTCAACGAGACAGATGAAAAATCTTTGGCCGATCATCCATACATCAACACGAAATTGGCCCGTGCTATCATACGATATCGTAGTGCCAACGGGCGTTTCAGGCAGGTGAGCGACCTAAAGGCGCTGCCTTTGGTGAATGACTCCATTTATCGTAAAATTGAAAAATACTTAATCGCCCCTTAA
- a CDS encoding MBL fold metallo-hydrolase translates to MKVTFLGTGTSQGVPVIACPCNVCASSDPRDNRLRSSILISDEKAGNIVIDTTPDFRYQMLRAQVKRLEAVVITHSHKDHIAGMDDIRAFNYFQQQPIDIYASDYSQDVIMREFSYAFADFKYPGIPELNLRSIGNEPFSVNGLKFTPVNVLHHKMPVLGFRFGDFTYITDANFIAPEEKEKIRGSKVLVLNALRREKHISHFTLDEAIELGRELEVPQVLFTHISHQLGLHAEVEPMLPEGMHLAYDGLEIIL, encoded by the coding sequence GTGAAAGTAACCTTCCTCGGTACGGGCACCTCACAGGGCGTGCCGGTCATCGCCTGCCCGTGCAACGTTTGCGCCTCTTCAGACCCGCGAGACAACCGCCTCCGTTCCAGTATCCTCATCTCCGACGAAAAAGCCGGCAATATCGTCATCGATACCACGCCCGATTTCCGCTACCAGATGCTCCGCGCACAGGTGAAGCGGCTGGAAGCCGTGGTGATCACGCATTCCCACAAAGATCACATCGCGGGGATGGACGATATCCGCGCCTTCAACTATTTCCAGCAGCAACCCATCGATATTTACGCTTCGGATTATTCGCAGGACGTGATCATGCGCGAATTCTCCTACGCGTTCGCCGATTTCAAATACCCCGGTATACCCGAACTGAATTTGCGATCGATCGGGAATGAGCCGTTTTCCGTGAACGGCCTGAAATTCACGCCCGTCAACGTTTTACATCATAAGATGCCCGTACTGGGCTTCCGCTTCGGCGACTTCACCTACATTACCGACGCCAATTTCATCGCCCCGGAGGAAAAGGAAAAGATCCGCGGATCGAAAGTGCTTGTGCTCAACGCGCTGCGCCGCGAAAAACATATCTCCCATTTCACGCTCGACGAAGCCATCGAACTGGGCCGGGAACTGGAAGTGCCGCAGGTGCTGTTTACGCATATCAGCCACCAGCTTGGGTTGCATGCGGAAGTGGAACCAATGCTGCCCGAAGGGATGCACCTTGCCTATGATGGTCTCGAAATAATTTTGTGA
- a CDS encoding response regulator has translation MNQINILWVDDEIDSLKSQIIFLENKGYHVSALTNGYDALEFLRENIVDVVLLDESMPGITGLETLGKIKEINQQIPVVMITKNEAENVMDEAIGSQITDYLIKPVNPNQVLLSLKKIIDNKRLVAEKTTTAYQQQFRTLFMALNDNPNHEEWADIYKKLVYWEMEMAKSDSPEMLEVLQSQKSEANTEFAKFIARNYADWVAPGAKNAPIMSHTLFSKKVLPLLDPSVPNFFILIDNLRYDQWKAIQPIFSESFRVVEEDTFYSILPTSTQYARNAIFSGMLPIDIEAKFPDEWKNDDEEGGKNLHEEKFIAAQLARLKMDPKFSYTKVVHHADGQHLVNNMHNLLNYPLNVIVYNFVDMLSHARTEMEVLKELAGDEVSYRSITTSWFEHSPLHQALKKISDKKINLIIATDHGSVRVKTPVKVIGDKQTTTNLRYKHGRNLNYDPKEVLAFRDPKDAGLPRPNVNSSYIFARGDGYLCYPNNYNFFVNYYRNTFQHGGISLEEMIVPVAKMVSK, from the coding sequence ATGAATCAAATCAATATACTCTGGGTGGACGATGAGATCGATTCCCTCAAATCGCAGATCATCTTCCTGGAAAATAAAGGTTACCACGTTTCCGCACTCACCAACGGGTACGACGCGCTGGAATTCCTCCGCGAAAATATCGTGGACGTAGTGCTGCTCGACGAGTCGATGCCCGGCATCACCGGCCTTGAAACCCTCGGGAAGATCAAGGAGATCAACCAGCAGATACCCGTGGTCATGATCACGAAGAACGAGGCGGAAAACGTGATGGACGAGGCCATCGGGTCCCAGATCACCGATTACCTCATCAAACCCGTCAACCCCAACCAGGTTTTGCTGTCGCTCAAGAAAATCATCGACAACAAGCGCCTCGTGGCAGAAAAAACCACAACGGCCTACCAGCAACAGTTCCGGACGCTGTTCATGGCCCTGAACGATAACCCGAACCACGAAGAATGGGCCGATATCTACAAAAAACTCGTGTACTGGGAAATGGAAATGGCGAAATCCGACTCGCCCGAAATGCTGGAAGTGCTCCAGTCCCAGAAATCCGAAGCCAACACCGAGTTCGCCAAATTCATCGCCCGGAATTATGCGGATTGGGTGGCCCCCGGCGCCAAAAACGCGCCCATCATGAGCCACACCCTCTTTTCGAAGAAAGTGCTGCCCCTGCTCGACCCTTCCGTCCCCAACTTCTTCATCCTCATCGATAACCTCCGGTACGACCAGTGGAAAGCCATCCAGCCCATCTTCTCCGAATCGTTCCGGGTGGTGGAGGAAGACACTTTTTACAGCATTCTCCCCACTTCCACCCAATATGCCCGGAATGCTATTTTTTCCGGTATGCTGCCCATCGACATCGAGGCGAAATTCCCCGATGAATGGAAGAACGACGACGAAGAAGGCGGCAAAAACCTCCACGAGGAGAAATTCATCGCGGCACAGCTGGCCCGCCTCAAAATGGACCCGAAATTCTCGTATACGAAAGTGGTCCACCATGCAGACGGGCAGCATCTCGTCAACAATATGCACAACCTGCTGAACTATCCGCTGAACGTGATCGTTTATAACTTCGTGGACATGCTCAGCCATGCCCGGACGGAAATGGAAGTGCTCAAAGAACTGGCCGGCGACGAAGTGAGCTACCGTTCCATCACCACCAGCTGGTTCGAACATTCGCCCCTTCACCAGGCGCTGAAGAAGATTTCGGACAAGAAGATCAACCTGATCATAGCTACAGACCACGGCTCCGTACGCGTGAAAACGCCGGTGAAAGTGATCGGCGACAAGCAGACCACCACCAACCTGCGATACAAGCACGGCCGCAACCTGAACTACGATCCCAAGGAAGTACTGGCCTTCCGCGACCCGAAAGATGCCGGGCTGCCGCGGCCGAATGTCAATTCTTCTTATATCTTTGCCCGTGGAGACGGATACCTCTGTTATCCGAACAATTATAATTTTTTTGTGAACTATTACCGCAACACCTTCCAGCACGGCGGGATCTCGCTCGAAGAAATGATCGTGCCGGTAGCGAAGATGGTGAGCAAATAG
- a CDS encoding HD domain-containing protein: protein MTDRKRKIVNDPVYGFITIDHPLIFSLLSHPYYQRLRRIHQMALAHLVYPGAMHTRFHHSMGAYHLMSCALAELKGKGVEISEEEEVAAKMAILLHDVGHGPYSHALEHSLVEGVSHEEISQLLMQTLNREMDGALDLTLEIFNDRYHKKFLHQLVSSQLDVDRMDYLSRDSFYTGVSEGVISYDRIIKMLTVAGGELMVEEKGIYSIEKFIVARRLMYWQVYLHKTVLSAENMLVRVLMRAKVLAGQGVELFGSPALRYFLYRRVGRQEFGHDPEVLAQFCLLDDYDIMGAIKVWAGHEDKTLGTLCRWLVNRQLFKVTLRNDPFSAAEVAGLREKAMQELGLSAEEAEYFVFTDAASLKAYDAEDEKINILYKDGNVRDISSIDNALVSHTLARPIKKFYICHPKF, encoded by the coding sequence ATGACTGACCGAAAACGCAAGATTGTGAACGACCCGGTGTATGGGTTTATAACAATCGATCATCCATTGATATTCAGCCTCCTGTCGCACCCGTACTACCAGCGGCTGCGGCGGATACACCAGATGGCGCTGGCGCACCTGGTATATCCGGGCGCCATGCATACCCGTTTCCATCACAGTATGGGGGCGTACCACCTGATGAGCTGTGCGCTGGCGGAGTTGAAGGGAAAGGGGGTGGAAATATCGGAAGAAGAGGAAGTGGCCGCGAAAATGGCCATATTATTGCATGATGTGGGGCATGGGCCTTATTCCCATGCGCTGGAGCATTCGCTGGTGGAGGGTGTTTCCCATGAGGAGATTTCCCAGCTGCTTATGCAGACGCTCAACCGGGAGATGGACGGCGCGCTGGACCTGACTTTGGAGATTTTTAACGACCGGTATCATAAAAAATTCCTGCATCAATTGGTTTCCAGCCAGTTAGACGTAGACCGGATGGATTACCTGAGCCGCGACAGCTTTTACACGGGCGTTTCGGAGGGGGTGATTTCGTACGACAGGATCATCAAAATGCTGACGGTGGCCGGCGGGGAGCTGATGGTGGAGGAAAAAGGGATTTATTCCATCGAGAAGTTCATTGTGGCGAGGCGGCTCATGTATTGGCAGGTGTACCTGCATAAAACGGTGCTGAGCGCGGAAAACATGCTGGTGCGCGTGCTGATGCGGGCCAAAGTGCTTGCGGGGCAGGGCGTGGAGCTGTTCGGTTCCCCCGCGCTGCGGTACTTCCTGTACCGGCGGGTGGGGCGCCAGGAGTTCGGGCACGACCCCGAGGTGCTGGCACAGTTCTGCCTGCTGGACGATTACGACATCATGGGCGCCATCAAGGTGTGGGCGGGGCATGAAGACAAGACGCTGGGCACGCTGTGCCGGTGGCTCGTGAACCGCCAACTTTTCAAGGTTACGCTGCGGAACGACCCGTTTAGCGCGGCCGAAGTGGCCGGGCTGCGGGAAAAAGCGATGCAGGAACTGGGGCTTTCCGCGGAGGAAGCGGAATATTTCGTGTTCACCGATGCGGCCAGCCTCAAGGCCTATGATGCTGAAGATGAAAAGATTAACATATTATATAAGGACGGCAACGTGCGGGATATTTCTTCCATCGACAATGCCCTTGTATCGCATACTTTGGCAAGACCGATAAAAAAATTCTACATTTGTCATCCAAAATTCTAG
- the lpxD gene encoding UDP-3-O-(3-hydroxymyristoyl)glucosamine N-acyltransferase translates to MQFSALQLATILNGKLEGDPEVKVHNIAKIEEAGDGMLSFIANPKYEEFIYTTQASILIVNDTLEIDRPVKPTLIRVKDAYSSFALLLEKYQQLTGAGNKTGIQQPSHVPATVKMGTGVFIGAFAYLGENVQLGDNVKIYPGVYLGDNVKIGSGSVLYPGVKVYDHCVVGNRVILHAGCVIGGDGFGFAPQADGSYKKVPQVGNVVIHDDVEIGANTTIDRATMGSTVILSGVKLDNLIQIAHNVEIGQNTVIAAQSGISGSTKIGRNCVIGGQVGIVGHIQIADGTRINAQSGLSKSITTPNTALTGSPAYDYKSSLKSQAIFRNLPELEKRVKELEDMVKQLLAEKAGV, encoded by the coding sequence ATGCAATTCAGCGCATTACAGCTGGCTACCATACTGAACGGTAAGCTGGAGGGGGACCCGGAAGTGAAAGTGCACAATATCGCCAAAATAGAAGAGGCAGGGGACGGCATGTTAAGTTTCATCGCCAACCCCAAGTACGAAGAATTCATTTACACCACGCAGGCTTCCATCCTCATCGTGAATGATACCCTGGAGATCGACCGGCCCGTGAAGCCCACGCTGATCCGCGTGAAAGACGCATACAGCTCCTTCGCGCTGTTGCTGGAGAAATACCAGCAGCTGACGGGCGCGGGCAACAAAACCGGCATCCAGCAGCCTTCCCACGTTCCGGCCACCGTAAAAATGGGCACCGGCGTGTTTATCGGCGCTTTCGCCTATCTTGGCGAAAACGTGCAGCTGGGCGATAACGTGAAGATCTACCCCGGCGTGTACCTGGGAGACAATGTGAAGATCGGTTCCGGCTCCGTGCTGTACCCCGGCGTGAAAGTGTACGACCATTGCGTGGTGGGCAACCGCGTGATCCTCCATGCCGGCTGCGTGATCGGCGGGGACGGGTTCGGGTTTGCGCCGCAGGCGGACGGTTCCTATAAAAAAGTGCCCCAGGTGGGCAACGTGGTGATCCACGACGATGTGGAGATCGGCGCGAACACGACCATCGACCGGGCAACCATGGGCTCTACCGTGATCCTTTCCGGCGTGAAGCTCGACAACCTCATCCAGATCGCCCACAACGTGGAAATCGGCCAGAATACCGTGATCGCGGCGCAATCGGGCATTTCCGGCAGCACCAAGATCGGGCGGAACTGCGTGATCGGCGGGCAGGTAGGCATCGTGGGGCATATCCAGATCGCAGACGGCACCCGGATCAACGCGCAAAGCGGATTGTCGAAATCCATCACCACGCCCAATACCGCCCTTACCGGCTCCCCGGCGTACGATTATAAAAGTTCACTGAAAAGTCAGGCAATTTTTAGAAATTTGCCGGAATTGGAAAAGCGCGTCAAAGAACTTGAAGATATGGTGAAGCAACTGCTGGCGGAAAAAGCCGGTGTTTAA
- a CDS encoding bifunctional UDP-3-O-[3-hydroxymyristoyl] N-acetylglucosamine deacetylase/3-hydroxyacyl-ACP dehydratase translates to MMDTQQQNQQTLKGPVTISGVGLHTGAHVNMTLKPAMPGFGIKFQRIDLPDQPIVKADVDYVVDTARGTTLEHNGARVSTVEHILAALVGMGVDNVLIELNGPEIPIMDGSSLPFIDLIEEVGIQEQEAKKIWYSIDTNINYYDEVKKVEMSALPAPDYRITTLIDFNSPVLGTQHANLKSLADFKKDIAPCRTFVFLHELEYLLANNLIKGGDINNAIVVVDRAVSEEELNRLAKAFDRAEISVHQREGILNNAQLHFPNEPARHKLLDIVGDLALIGYPIKAHIIANRPGHASNVEFARKIKAYIKKNKHNRDVPIYDPNQPAIYDINRIVKTMPHRYPMLLVDKIIELSDTLVVGIKNVTFNEQIFQGHFPNNPVMPGVLICEALAQVGGILALNPKPDPENYDTYFLKIDNCKFKQKVMPGDTMVLKMELLSPIRRGLVEMRGTAFVGNKVAAEADMVAQIVKREG, encoded by the coding sequence ATGATGGACACTCAGCAACAGAACCAGCAGACCCTGAAAGGCCCTGTGACCATTTCAGGCGTTGGTTTGCATACAGGAGCGCATGTGAACATGACCCTCAAACCGGCAATGCCCGGTTTCGGCATCAAATTCCAACGCATCGATCTGCCGGACCAACCAATCGTTAAAGCGGATGTGGACTATGTGGTGGATACCGCCCGCGGCACCACACTCGAGCATAACGGCGCCCGCGTAAGTACCGTGGAACACATCCTCGCCGCCCTCGTAGGCATGGGGGTAGACAACGTACTGATCGAGCTGAACGGACCGGAAATCCCCATCATGGACGGCTCCTCCCTCCCTTTCATCGACCTCATCGAGGAAGTGGGCATCCAGGAACAGGAAGCCAAAAAGATCTGGTATTCCATCGACACCAATATCAACTATTACGATGAAGTGAAGAAAGTGGAAATGTCTGCCCTCCCGGCGCCGGACTACCGCATCACCACGCTCATCGACTTCAATTCTCCCGTGCTCGGTACCCAGCACGCCAACCTGAAGAGCCTGGCCGATTTCAAGAAAGACATCGCGCCGTGCCGCACTTTCGTGTTCCTGCATGAGCTGGAATACCTGCTGGCCAACAACCTCATCAAAGGGGGAGACATCAATAACGCCATCGTGGTGGTAGACCGCGCCGTGAGCGAAGAAGAGCTGAACAGGCTCGCCAAGGCTTTCGACCGTGCGGAAATCTCCGTTCACCAGCGCGAAGGCATCCTCAACAACGCACAGCTTCACTTCCCCAACGAGCCCGCGCGCCACAAGCTGCTCGATATCGTGGGAGACCTCGCCCTGATCGGCTACCCCATCAAGGCGCATATCATCGCCAACCGTCCGGGGCACGCTTCCAACGTGGAGTTTGCCCGCAAGATCAAGGCGTATATCAAGAAGAACAAGCATAACCGCGACGTTCCCATCTATGATCCCAATCAGCCCGCGATCTACGACATCAACCGCATCGTGAAAACCATGCCGCACCGTTACCCGATGCTGCTGGTAGACAAGATCATCGAACTGAGCGATACGCTGGTAGTAGGCATCAAGAACGTCACCTTCAACGAGCAGATCTTCCAGGGGCACTTCCCCAACAACCCGGTAATGCCCGGCGTACTGATCTGCGAAGCCCTGGCACAGGTAGGCGGCATCCTCGCCCTCAACCCGAAGCCGGACCCGGAAAATTACGATACCTATTTCCTCAAGATCGATAATTGCAAATTCAAGCAAAAAGTGATGCCCGGAGATACCATGGTACTGAAAATGGAGCTGCTCAGCCCCATCCGCAGAGGCCTGGTGGAAATGCGCGGAACCGCTTTCGTCGGCAATAAAGTGGCCGCGGAAGCAGACATGGTTGCTCAAATTGTAAAACGCGAAGGATAA
- the lpxA gene encoding acyl-ACP--UDP-N-acetylglucosamine O-acyltransferase: protein MIHPLTYIHPDAKVAPNVKIDPFTVIHKNVEIGEGTWIGSNVTVMEGARIGKNCRIFPGAVIAGIPQDLKFEGEETIVEIGNNTTIREYVTVNRGTKDRWKTSIGNNCLIMAYSHIAHDCIIGNNCVFSNNTTLAGHITIGDHVVLAGMVAVQQFCKVGNHAFVTGGSLVRKDVPPYVKAAREPLSYVGVNSIGLKRRGFSLDKINHILDIYRILFVKGNNISKAIRIIEAEFPATDERDEILSFIRDSGRGIMRGYSTRANDDLA from the coding sequence ATGATTCACCCGCTCACATACATCCACCCGGACGCCAAAGTTGCGCCCAATGTAAAAATCGATCCTTTTACCGTTATTCATAAAAATGTCGAGATCGGGGAAGGCACCTGGATCGGTTCCAATGTGACCGTCATGGAAGGTGCCCGCATCGGCAAAAACTGCCGCATCTTTCCCGGAGCGGTGATCGCCGGCATTCCGCAGGACCTCAAATTCGAAGGCGAGGAAACCATCGTGGAAATCGGCAACAACACCACCATTCGCGAGTATGTGACCGTTAACAGGGGCACCAAAGACCGCTGGAAAACATCCATCGGCAATAACTGCCTCATCATGGCCTATAGCCACATCGCGCACGATTGCATCATCGGCAACAACTGCGTGTTCTCCAACAACACCACCCTCGCCGGGCACATCACCATCGGCGACCACGTGGTACTGGCGGGCATGGTAGCCGTTCAGCAGTTCTGCAAAGTGGGCAACCACGCCTTCGTGACCGGCGGCTCCCTCGTCCGTAAAGACGTGCCGCCCTACGTGAAAGCCGCCCGCGAACCGCTGTCGTACGTCGGCGTTAATTCCATCGGGCTCAAGCGCAGAGGGTTCTCGCTGGACAAGATCAACCACATCCTGGACATCTACCGCATCCTCTTCGTGAAAGGCAACAATATTTCCAAAGCCATCCGCATCATCGAAGCCGAATTCCCCGCCACGGACGAAAGGGACGAAATCCTTTCCTTCATCCGCGACTCCGGCCGCGGCATCATGAGAGGATACAGCACCCGGGCGAATGACGATCTCGCTTAA